One window of the Microvirga mediterraneensis genome contains the following:
- the erpA gene encoding iron-sulfur cluster insertion protein ErpA yields the protein MTGITLTARAARRINEIMSSEPAGSHLRISVNGGGCSGFQYAFDVDRTRQDDDLVIERDGATVVVDEVSIQYMDGSVIDFVDDLIGQSFKIENPHATASCGCGTSFSL from the coding sequence ATGACCGGTATCACCCTGACTGCCCGCGCCGCCCGCCGCATCAACGAGATCATGTCGTCCGAGCCCGCTGGCTCCCACCTGAGAATCAGCGTGAACGGCGGTGGCTGCTCCGGGTTCCAATATGCCTTCGACGTGGATCGCACCCGGCAGGACGACGACCTCGTGATCGAAAGGGACGGAGCGACCGTGGTCGTGGACGAGGTATCGATCCAGTACATGGACGGCTCCGTCATCGATTTCGTGGACGACCTGATCGGCCAGTCCTTCAAGATCGAGAATCCCCATGCCACCGCCTCTTGCGGCTGCGGCACCTCGTTCTCATTGTAA